The following proteins are co-located in the Phragmites australis chromosome 10, lpPhrAust1.1, whole genome shotgun sequence genome:
- the LOC133883337 gene encoding uncharacterized protein LOC133883337: MAMRRAGLVLPVIVAVQLLSAVLGTARPLAADGWAFAAGSTSGGPLPDGGVSVIEAIRQLYLQQLGGPGPSCETNSPNNRCPP; encoded by the coding sequence ATGGCCATGAGGAGGGCGGGGCTCGTTCTGCCGGTGATCGTGGCGGTGCAGCTGCTCTCGGCTGTGCTCGGCACGGCGCGGCCGTTGGCGGCCGACGGGTGGGCGTTCGCGGCCGGAAGTACCAGCGGCGGGCCGCTGCCGGACGGCGGCGTCTCCGTCATCGAGGCGATCCGGCAGCTGTACCTGCAGCAGCTAGGAGGGCCGGGGCCGTCGTGCGAGACGAACAGCCCCAACAACAGGTGCCCGCCGTAG